CGGGTAGGATCTTGCTGAAATCTCCATCGAATTCATCGATCATCTGGTCGAAGACATAGCAATCCTCGAATCCGGAGTTCATTCCTTGTCCGTAGAAGGGTACGATAGCATGCGATGCATCTCCGATGAGCGTCACCTTATCCTTCCATGACCAGGGATAGCAACGGATGATCACCAGCGGTGCCTGAGGATTCTCATTCCAGTCCTCATCGAATGTGGGCATCTGTGCGATGGCATCTGGGAATATCTTCTCGAAGAAGGAACGTGCCGCCTTAGCATCTGTCAAATCCTTGAAGGAGTTCTCGCCTTCATAGGGCATGAAGAGGGTGCAGGTGAAACTGCCATCACCATTAGGTAGTGCGATAAGCATGAAGCGTCCGCGTGGCCAGATGTGCAAGGCTTCTTTCTCCATACGGAAGTCCCCATTCAGGTCGGGGATGCTCAACTCCTTGTAGTCGGAATCGATATAATCTTGGGTATAGTCGAAGTGGGGTAGACGCTGCATGATGCCGCGTACACGGGAGAAGGCGCCATCCGCACCGATCAAAATATCAGCTTCCACCTTCTTCTCCTCCTTGGTGGTATAGTCGACAAAGGTGGCCGTAGCGCTGTCCACATCCACATGCATGCACTTCTGATCGTAGTGAAAGGTCACATCGTTATCCTGCTCGGCATAGTCCATGAGGATCTTGTTCAATCCACCACGAGAGATGCTATAGATGGCCTGATCATCTATGCCATAGGGCTGGAAACTCAGATTACCCTCCACCGAGT
This genomic window from Flavobacteriales bacterium contains:
- a CDS encoding FAD-dependent monooxygenase, coding for MSKKVTIVGAGLVGSLLACYLGRRGYQVAVYEKRPDLRKKKIVAGKSINLACSTRGWRALDAVGVGDIARAHAIPMKGRMLHSVEGNLSFQPYGIDDQAIYSISRGGLNKILMDYAEQDNDVTFHYDQKCMHVDVDSATATFVDYTTKEEKKVEADILIGADGAFSRVRGIMQRLPHFDYTQDYIDSDYKELSIPDLNGDFRMEKEALHIWPRGRFMLIALPNGDGSFTCTLFMPYEGENSFKDLTDAKAARSFFEKIFPDAIAQMPTFDEDWNENPQAPLVIIRCYPWSWKDKVTLIGDASHAIVPFYGQGMNSGFEDCYVFDQMIDEFDGDFSKILPEFGKRRKPNADAIADLALYNYQVMADSVNDEGFLLRKKLEHRIMELYPERYKSLYSMVTFSHIPYAEAQQKGFEQDEYFKGLIQKHDIEGMFDRGEIDDFIHTLFKTKETII